One Anaerobranca californiensis DSM 14826 genomic window, TATATCTGGATTTACTTCTTCGTGAATATAGCCATAGCCTTTTTTAATATCTCATTTTCCTCCTTGAGTCTAGCATTTTCTTTTCTGATTCTATTAATTTCCTCAAGGCTTATTGTCCCCTCTTCTGTTTTAATTGGGGCCTTCTTTTTAGACCAATTACGTACTGCTGTTTCACTTAGGCTATATTCACGTGATACTTCTTTGACTGATTGTCCAGATGCTACTAGCTCCGCAATCATTGTTTTAAATTCCTCTGTAAAAGTTCTTCTTTTAGACATTTTATGGACACTTCCTTCCTCGGTTATTAGTATATAAAAAACCTTATTTTGTGTCCATACTTATATACTAACATCAATTTGCAATACATCGCCAGTTGATGGATAAAGAAATAAAAAACTGGAAGTTAAACAAAAATGAAAACCTATACTACATTTTATCAGGTTACAGTTTTTCTACTGTAAAAGCTATGGGTAATAAAAAAGAAAGTCAAATAAATGA contains:
- a CDS encoding transposase, encoding MSKRRTFTEEFKTMIAELVASGQSVKEVSREYSLSETAVRNWSKKKAPIKTEEGTISLEEINRIRKENARLKEENEILKKAMAIFTKK
- a CDS encoding TM1802 family CRISPR-associated protein, which translates into the protein MHRQLMDKEIKNWKLNKNENLYYILSGYSFSTVKAMGNKKESQINEGGNNDE